In Triticum urartu cultivar G1812 chromosome 6, Tu2.1, whole genome shotgun sequence, the following proteins share a genomic window:
- the LOC125517035 gene encoding uncharacterized protein LOC125517035: MPLASIRPRLVPRLLSLRCADRLPSSVCASGRSAPSRSEYIPGATSGGGSSSRSVLSTAQYPAHQCRHEIQCGKHTIYLYNHGPLAGVEEILKHKTSSSYSAYNFKDEVEAARMAAINKEIKRVLTEVLLKVSDDLFNEIATKVMNEDDSSAEPNEITGVSSSKKLGLGESEVKTTAVLVVLMIPG, from the exons ATGCCTCTCGCCTCGATTCGTCCTCGACTGGTGCCTCGCCTCCTCTCGC TTCGGTGTGCTGATCGGCTGCCTTCTTCGGTTTGTGCTTCTGGTCGATCTGCTCCAAGTCGCTCCGAATATATTCCTGGTGCTACTTCTGGCGGTGGATCTTCTAGTCGATCTGTTCTAAGTACCGCTCAATATCCTG CGCACCAGTGTAGGCATGAGATTCAATGTGGGAAGCATACTATTTATTTATACAACCACGGTCCATTGGCTGGAGTCGAGGAAATTCTCAAGCATAAAACGTCATCTTCTTACTCAGCATATAATTTTAAA GATGAAGTCGAAGCGGCACGGATGGCAGCAATCAACAAGGAAATTAAACGTGTGTTGACAGAAGTTCTTCTGAAG GTTTCTGATGATCTTTTTAATGAGATCGCAACCAAAGTTATGAATGAAGATGATTCATCAGCTGAAC CAAATGAGATCACTGGTGTCTCTAGCTCAAAGAAGCTTGGTCTGGGAGAATCAGAAGTCAAGACCACAGCTGTACTGGTCGTTCTGATGATACCGGGCTAA